The sequence GAATACGAAGGAGTCGCGACAACAGCCACGCTGAAAGAGAAAGATAGTAATACAGAACCTCAACTCTCGGAGCAGATGATTCAGAAGATCAGCGGTAATAAATGTCACATTTTGGCTGTAATAACTCCTCTTTAATCTTAATGTATTACGATCGTTCGCAGGACGTACTACTATCAAACTGTCGTTGCACAGCGCAGGCATCGTTCTCGCTTCAATCATAGTCGTATCTTGTTTATGCACTTTACTTATAAGGAACAGACTGATGAAACTATTCGATAGAATAcgagggaagaagaagaaagggtgattataattattctaatttgtTCTTCAAATCGATACGCTCCGGGCAATACCGagtaatactaaatactaaGAAACTATTAGAacattcgtaaaaatcttgtataAATCATTATGCGTTAAAATTACTATTGTAATAAAACCTATAATCATCATGATTATATAGTAAAGATTGGAACAGTTCTAAAAATGTAGCGTAGAAgctgcaagatatttattgcaaatatatttcacgaaaattataaaagtatttaaacaatcgattatacgttatattaaataAGCCTTAATATTTAATGGGACTATCTTTAACACTAATTATATATCTGAGACCTGATTGTTAACGCTATGCTATTgctatactattgccatatgctaatatatttgtatgtttgcaataaataactTGTAACTActgtatacgtacatatttagATCTTAAATTTTATCAGTACAATAATGAGAATCGTGTCGTATTAAAATGCTAATATTTCACAATATTTTATGCAATCCATATAATACACATATACGTCTATTCTATggcaaatattcaaatactttcacgatCCACTGAACATGAAAAGGCAAATGAAAAATGTAGAGCATCATTTTCTTATACCAAGCTTGACTTTTCAATAGATCGATGCTGAAGATTCGTTAAATACGATTTCACTCTGTACTACATATGATTTTACTTGTGCTTACATATCAACATTGATATTTGAACTTATCGCATTAGATAGCAAAGGATGAGCAACGAAATAGAAGTATTCTTTGACAAAGAATCTTTTTCCTTTGTTAATGGAAAGATTGTTCGAAATTATCGCCTTTGTTCTGCCAGCATTATTGTGCCACACTTATGATATTTTTGTGAACGTATTTTCTTGTTAACTTATTCTGATTCACACAGTTAACGCGTCACCGCAAGGAAAATTCTATTAGTGTTAAGGCCGAAAATTATGATAACTGAGCTATTTCACGCGATTCAATATTTAACGcgagtaaatatttaataatttaataacaaattattcgAACTATTTTTATCTTATTCAATGTTTTTATCAAAGTGTAACGATGATAATCTATCTTgttgaagaaataaattttttcgtttaaaataGCATATAGTCTGACAAACGAGACGAGACAGTAAACGAAATTTAATTGCTGCAGCTGCAACTTTTGGCTGGCGACTAATGAAACGCGTATCACTAATAATAATAGCGGCTACTACGAagtagtaatataataatagtagtagcatattttttaatgattcaaACAAATTATTGTCAAAAACGTGCATGCTCGATGAACGCGTAATGTGGATTTATTCGAAAATGAAAAGTCCTATGCAGCTACGATTGTTACTCTACATTTTGAATTTAGTTTTTCATATAGATTTACTCTTTCTCTAGTTGTACCGCTTATTTGAAGATATTCTACATAGTGAACTTATCGAGTAATAATTGCTTTCTGATCAGTAAATTTATCGcgatcggagatgacatagaGGATGTGTCTAGAAGTTACTTCATTCGAAAGCCAcgaataaaaaggaaacgaCCTCCGTCGTACGAATTGGTGCACACAGCCACGCAAAACACCGCGCCACCTCCATCTGTACCACAGGAACCGGAAGAACCAGAGCCGACGGCTTGTTACAGATGTTACaagaagaaacggaagaaaagCACCAAAAGACCGAAGAGATGAAACATGTAATTAAATGTACCATTTAAGATAAACATGAAAAGACTCCTGCATGGGTTGTATAAAGCTCTCATTAAACGTTCACGCGTGTAATTTTTCTTTGCAACGATCGTACACTGGCTCGTGAACGTTTACCATAAAAAGTTCTCATCAACGCgcaatttgttgaaattttaatcgtaattatattattggtcaaatttgaaactaatttaTACACATTGTACGATCTCGAGAACCAGTGGACGGATTTTCATGCGATTTTCACCATTCTTCAAAAGCATTTCTCGAGTAAGATTTAGGTTCGTGAAACGTTACACTATGACAAAAGGAAACAGGaatcgaaaatatttataaaccaCAGACAATTTACGACCATTCGCAACGCAATGGTGACCTTCTACGCTGGAATTGTATTTTGTTTAGAATCGCTGCCACTATACATATAACGAGGTCATGCGATCCCCCCTCTCCAAGCAGCGTCTTCTTCTCTTCGGCGTATGGCATGTCAGAAACTGCCTCGCAACGATATTGTTTCACGGACTACAAAATGTTTACTGAGCCAATAGAAATTCACCAAACCGTCGTCcatattattaaaaacaattttattaaggTTCAGGACAAAGACCGGTCATATGAGCTGGTTAGAAGATATATGTAGAGAcgacaagatatttattgcaaacatacacCTCGTAATTTAGCATATAACAAGAATAGAGGAGAAGAAGAATTATCTCATTAAATACCGCAGTTtactaatataattaataattgacctTTTAAATGCTTTCACGGTCTTTGCGAAATGTGTACTTGcaacaaatattttgtaacttctatatctATACATATTCAGATACATCccaaatttcacaattttttagTACAGCTAGCATAATATGTCCATAAAAAGATTCTTTAAGTATCCAGGTATTTCCATGGGTCGCTGTGTGtctatttgataaaatatatttggcCACTCGACCATGTATAACTTCAACAACTGCAAATTACCGAATGATGAGCGAATCATTCGAAATTCGTCAGAGTTGATCCCGTCTTATTTGAAACTCGCCGAAGTCCGTCAGCCGTGAAATTCGCCGAAGTTAATTTCTCGCGAAACAAAGCAAAGGACGATCATTTTATGTCGCCGTTTCGAGACGTTTCGTTTCGTGAACCTCACAATGAAAGAATTATCAAGGACGCACGAGTGGCCCACAAGGTTAAGCCTCATCGTTATTCTATTGCGATACGATGTCCTCGGCACGATCGACGTCAATTTAAACGAGTTGGAATATTTAGCCGCACGTCTTAATCCTTTCGAGTGTCGACGCTTGATAGCTGCGCTTCATTATATCACTTACGATCTACCGAACAATCTTGCAGCTGCTGGTAAATAGGTCGATGATCGAATAGAATACAATAGCGACCATATCAGTTCTTCTTATTGGAAGaaatatattgtaattgtaaaatcagtggaaaattgaattatatCCATCTGGTATAATGAAGAGATTGATAGACACGTCAAGAAACATAAGCTATGATTTCAATCGAGATTTACTTATTAACTTCTTCGATTCTTTCTATTGCTTCTGGGTGGGATTCAAGTCGGGGGATCGTTATAACTAGATCGTGaagtgaatatttatttattttgtacttaTATGAAACCACGTAGAATGTACATAATTCCCAAAAATACAGAGAATACTGCCGTGTAGCATCGGACACGTAAAAACAACAAAAAGAGTTCGTATAAACGCGTGTCTTATTTGACTGCGTTTGTGAGCTATAGCAAATTTTACGTTGGAATAATTTGCCCGCTGGCAGTGTCGAAATACTTCGCGAGAGAATCGAGCAAGGCTTCCAGAAAATCAAAACGATACCTGGAGAAATAGGAAGGGTAAGACGGTCAATGGGTAAAATGTCGCTGGGCTTGTGTTCGAATGCAAGAAGGGTATTTTCAACATCTTTTGTGAAGGAATGCAGATATAGTTCGTCAAAACTCGTAACTCGAAAAGTAGGTCAAATGGGGTATACGAACTTCTTTTTATTGTTCACGTGCAGAATCTATCGTCGAAGTCCCCGATGTTACGAGACACCCTGTatttaaaatatccaaagtagatATAGTATAGTTTATTTCGCTATAATATTTAGCGAGTGATACAAACTTCTGCTTATGTTTCAGTTCTTTAGTCGTGTTTATAAAGtcgtaaatttgcataaacatctgcaaTCTAGTTATGACTACGTTCGTATTTACGATAAACTATCTGCTTCTTTTAATCCGAGATAATTCTGAATTATATTTCGAGTCAATTGAAAGTACTTCAATAACGATTACTCCAAAACAGCATAttgtgtatatttaatattatattataatactaatactaattaattattatatttactatattactatatattacgatattagtattataattatgctaaatataataatattatatgtgttatatttcttccattaaaaataataactcGTTTTTAATGGCTGATAATACTATTGATAATCTTGCGAGGAAGAACGTAACGTGGACGACGATATACCTTGCATCCGTCATCTTTTGCACTGGAATAGTTCTCCAGCTGAAGGCAAAGGAAACACTCATGAGATTTTAACCCACAGACTTCGTCAAATAAATCGAAATGATCTGGCAGATTGGTTAGGAAAATCCTCGTTCGTGCAAATAGGGAAAGATCTCGACAGGGCACTGGCAAACACGTTCGATGAACTCATCAAAGAAGAAACGGAATTGCCGTAAGTTGCGTGTAATCGTATCAAGATAAACGACTCGATAATCTTGATGAAATTTTTCGATTACCGTTTAAATAACGGTACGGTTTGAGTATAACATATCGGttcaacaaatttttctttcgatagaATAAAACATGCTTTAAGTCTcacaaaatataaatacgaaattctttttcttcatctaaataaaaattccatttagTAGGAGCGAAGAAAAATCCTTTCCATAATACTATCATAATGTagttttatactttattttaagTAGATACTATTCCGAAAttattttcgtattttacaATCAACTTGAGAGTATCAATTATACATTCTTTTACAATCTTGAACTTTTAGTGTATCATCctctaaaaatatgaatatgaaaaCCATCACCTCTATatctatttaataaaatgtaatgtttctttaaaaataaaagcatCATAGTCATGAACAGTCTTAATTGTCGGTACATTTGCATTTatcgtttcaaatttcacaGTCATCCAGTAACGGTTGAATCACTCAAACGCCATGAAGAAGAAGATCCTTGGCTACAAATTGATGTTATTCTCATGGCAACCTTATTAGGACTACTAGGAACCCTACTAACACTCATATGTTACACAGTATTACAAAAGATCAGACAGCACTTTCGCAAAACCAAGTACAAGTACGATTATTATTCGATTATCATTTTCCGCATATTTTTGCCGTGTTATAGATACCAATAACAAAAATTGTCCATTTGTTTCGTTttacacaaatatatatatatacaggatgtGCAAAAAAATGGGGAAAATATTTTGACATAGCGTAATACTCatgaaaacaaacaaaaaacgTCCTAATAAACATGGGTAGAAAAAGTATTAATTTCAATGCTACGAGATATTTTTCTCAATAATCAATATGTCTCTCGTTCATTCAACGCACACTTCGCCACATTTTTTTCATACAATTGAGTACACGACAATCCTGCCATTTTTCTAATCTTTTCTATTTGTTGTATCAACACATTTAACGAAGCAACTATTGGattacttatatattatacttttatacatTAAGCGATAACTATGAAACGAATGGTTTTTCAACCCATGTTTATTAAGACATTTTTCCTTGTTCTCAAGAGTATTATATGCTCCTAAAGCTTTTCCCCGACTCTCTTTTATACACCCTTTATATGCCCGTGCTTAACAGAAAATTAAAGCAGCAGGAAAGTGAAGACGAAGAATATAAAGTacaaagggaaagaagaaagaagaaatacacTACTGAAACAAGCAGTGTAGCTACTGATTATATACATCTAGATAGCGATAGCGATACGGATGCTGATTAAAAAAAATCGTTTAGTGGTTATACACTTGCTATATCATATCTTCGCcttcgaatatttttgaaaataagaCATCGATCGCTTTGTCCCAAGCAACTTCTACTTCGGTGGTAAATTTCGATCCAAACGCGCCCCTCATTGCGTCCAACACCACTCCTTTCAAATCCTGAAATGTAACATGATGATAGTATGTAACGAccgagtaataaataataataatatagaacatgtacgaaacatttcatttgtaagataatgtaaatgttgaaaatgacaacgcgagttcgtGCGCGCCCTCCACTCgcggatgcgctagttacaaaaggcagtaactagaagattgttctagatgcaatcgatagactcgatcgatatttttggATGCTCCTTTGTTTTTTTCCCTAGTCTATGTAAGCTTGTGCAATAAAGGtgttttcggctcagaacggtctgatagatttatccgtgcaatattctaataaatattgtgatcctacctatgaatataaaaataacaacagtaAAGGCGATATCCTACATTATTCACATTTTTGTGTCTGAATCACGATCtcattttaatttttgattttttaaggtataataaatctaatttctaataattttgctATTCGAGATACTTTTAAGTTTAATGTTTTAGTAGAATCTCTATCAAAATATTGACGCATATACATAAtaatcgtttcattttttttcttaaccTTAAATTTGTTAACGTCAAAAAGATACGACTAGATCAAAAATAGCTCTTATCGTTAATCATTTTGAAGAAAAGATCAAACTTTAAACTCTAAGCTTGTTATATTACATCGATTATACAGATTCAAATCACTAAATCTTATTATCTACAAACTGCAATATTTACTGACACAATTCAAGAATCATTGCAATACTCTGTAATTCTATAATACTTGAAGATTGAAACACGTTAACCTCACTATGTTAACCTTGACGAGAGTATTGATAATATCTTTCGTCTTAAAGGCGTTACCAATAACCTATCACCTTTTATACTCTGCAGTATTAAATTCGTTGACAACAATTATCGATTTGTAGGATCTAAAAATCTTCGATATCTAATCAACTAATTGATATGGTAcctaataattagaaaattatctataacaaaatttattaatgtattaatgcatgatattatattattaatattaaatgatTGAAGAAATAATCGATATTGAATTATTTCTATTTGAAAACGCTTAACGTTCTATCTTACTTCGGTTGTCGATACAACGTCAGTCTTGGTCTTGAAGCTATCATTATCAACGCGAACAACCTTGCTCGTCACATCTTAATATCCGGAAGTCTGCAAGCTATCGTTGATGCATGTTAAAATCATTCAAGACTTTCGGTTGCAAGTTTTGACCTTGCAGAAAAATGTTTCGTCAACGTCGTTTCAGTTTCAATGCATTTCAAGTAGCGGTCTTAGCGAACGATAGCGCGGATTGTAGGGTCCGATATTTTCCTCCCATTTCTTAcagttaatagtaataatattttatcatttttcgatGTAGCGATAGActaatttgtttttaatagtTAATGGCTTGCATACTTAAAAAAAGCAAAATGAGGAATAT comes from Bombus terrestris chromosome 7, iyBomTerr1.2, whole genome shotgun sequence and encodes:
- the LOC100646909 gene encoding uncharacterized protein LOC100646909 yields the protein MKTSKSPKVIREAQADDLDEYEGVATTATLKEKDSNTEPQLSEQMIQKISGRTTIKLSLHSAGIVLASIIVVSCLCTLLIRNRLMKLFDRIRGKKKKGKFIAIGDDIEDVSRSYFIRKPRIKRKRPPSYELVHTATQNTAPPPSVPQEPEEPEPTACYRCYKKKRKKSTKRPKR